The genomic stretch CGAAGGGCTTTACTGCTGCTGCTTATGAGATCGTTCTCGGCAGCAGGAGGTTTTGGGACTCCTTCGGAAATACGGTGTTCATTACGGTAGTCGGTACAGCGCTGAATACCATGCTGACGATTTTTGCCGGATATGCATTATCCCGCAAGCGGCTAAGAGGTCAGAATTTGATTATGTTTATGTTTATCTTCGCGATGCTGTTCAGTGGGGGGATCATTCCAACTTATCTAATCGTCAAGGAGATTGGACTTTTGAACTCTTTGTGGGCGCTCATCATTCCTGGTATGGTAGCACCTTTCAATATGATTATTATGAGACTGTATTTCTATAATATCCCCGATAGTATGGAGGAGTCAGCGAAGATCGATGGAGCCTCAAATTTCAAAATCTTGTTTTCAATTATGATTCCGCTTGCGATGCCGTCCATTGCTACCATTTCATTATTCTATGCCGTGGAATATTGGAACAATTATTTTGATGCGCTGATCTATATTAACAAGCATAGTTTGTTTCCTCTGCAGGTCTATCTACGAGAAATTATTATTAATGCTTCAAGTGCCGATATAAACAATCTTGATTTGATGATGAACACCGCGCAAGAATCGGTACGAGGAGCAACGGTCGTGGCGGCTACATTGCCTATCTTGCTTGTGTATCCTTTTCTCCAGAAGCACTTTGTTAAAGGTGTTATGCTGGGGGCTGTCAAGCAATAAGGGGGTTTAACCGATACTGTTCAGCCATCTTATCGGAATTCAGAGTGGGGGCTAAAGCTTAACCATTCTTTATTCATAGATTAACAAAACAAAAAGGGAGGAATTACTTTTGAGAACTAGATGGGATAGAAGGCTTCAAGCGGTGTTAATCGCGATGCTTGTGATGATCATGATTGCGGGATGCGGGAACGGAGGCAATAATGCTTCATCGGAGGGCAAGAACAGCAACACGGGGTCAACGGAAAAGGATAAGAGCCCAACCGCCGATGGAGATAAAAAGACGAAGCTAAAGGTGTATGTTCCATCCAATGTTGAGGAATTTCCTTCTGGGACAGATTTGAATAAAAACGAAATTGTAAGCTACATTGAAGAGCAAACAAATTTTTACATTGAATGGGAAATGCAGCCGAAGGAGAGTGTTGATCAGAAGATCAATATTATGATGGCTTCCGGAGATGCACCGGATTTAATTATTACAGGCAGCAAAGAAATTTATGCTAATTTGGCACAGCAAGGATTGCTCGCGCCGCTTGATGAAGCATTGAAAGAGGTCGGACCAAGAATTATGGAAACCGTACCTGCAGATACGTGGAAAGCGGTTACCTATAATGACAGCATCTATGCGATCGCGGTTCCTCAGAATCAGGTATCAACGATGGGAATGCTCGTAAGAACAGATATTTTGGATGAGCTCGGAATTGCAATTCCTAAGACCTTGGATGAATATACGGCTGCTTTGAAGACAATTAAAGAGAAAAAGTCTGATAGTGGGCTTATACCGCTGCTAGGCGGGGCTGCTGATGGAAATGGGAATACTTTTGGTTATATTCAGAGCTTTTCTGGCGCCTTTGGCCTGGGCTCCCAGTATGTCGTAGAGGGTGATCATGTCGTTCATACGTATACACAACCGGCTGCCAAAGAATTCCTGGCGTATATGAACAATCTATATAAAGAAGGAATTTTGGATCGTGAGTATCCCGTCAATAAAAATCCTAATATACAAGAGAAAATGGTTAGCGGGCAAGCGGCGATGGCTACAATCGGTTGGGCGGATGCCAAGGGCATAACAGAGGCTCTTTTGGAGAAAAACCCAAATGCGAAGCTAGAGTTCATTCACCCGCCAGTAGGTGCAGACGGTAAATTCGGTTATCAGCAGAATACGCCAGTACGTGTTTATATGCTAGTGCCGAAATCAAGCAAAAAAGTGAAGGAGGCTGTTGAATTTATCAATAGCTATATGGCAGAAGATGTACTGAACGTCGTCTCCTACGGATGGGAAGGAAATCATTATAATACAACAGATGGTGTCATAGTCGCTACTGAAGCCGCAGAACAGATCCGTTACAGAATTTACTATCAGCTGTGGGATACTGAAAAGAACTTCTTGAATCGGGTAGCGCTGAAGGGCTTCTCACCTTATTATGAACCGCTTAAAGAATACGTGAAGTACACAGAGATCACGAACTTTGCACCTCCGATTCCTGAGGTTGAAGAAAATTCGCAATCACTGTTGGATTTAACGAATGAATATTTTATAAAAATAGTTACGGGAGCTTTGCCGATTGATGCCTTTGATGAGTATGTGAACAAATGGAACAGCCTTGGGGGTGAGGCATCACTAACAGCAATCAATGAATGGTACCAAACATTCAAGTGAAACCTAGCAATCTTGCAAAATAGTCTCGATTGAGAGTGGTACAATAGGACACGAGAAGTTGATTTTATCTGCGTTGTTTTTCAAAGGCAGGTTAGGAGGAACGATTCGTGTTATCCATGATCATAGTAGACGATGAAGATATTATTCGTGAGGGACTGCGCGATTATATCGCTTGGTCTGAGATGGGTATTCAGATCAGTGGTGAAGCAGAAAATGGCAAGGAAGCACTTCAAAAGGTCAGGGATCTCAAGCCGGATATTTTGCTTACCGATGTGGTGATGCCGGGCATGAATGGGCTGGAGCTCATTCAAGCCATTCGGGAAGAGGGTCATCCGGTAGAGATTGTTGTTCTTAGTGCATTCGAGAATTTCCAATATATTAAATCAGCGCTCAAGTTTAATGCCGTCGACTATCTAGTTAAGCCATTCAACCAGATTGAGCTGGAGCAGGTGATGGGCAAAGTCATCTTGCAGGTAAAGCGGGATCGAATGATCGCGGATTATATCCCGAGTCAAGTATTGACCATCGGCAGCGGTACTCGAGATCAGCGGTTGTCCCAAGAGATTATTAAGCTAATTGAACAACGATATATGGAACGGCTTACGATTCAGGACATTGCTACTGAGGTTTGTCTATCCATCAACCATATGGCAAGTGTCTTTAAGAAGGAGACCGGTGAGACGGTTGTCGATCATCTGACGAAGGTTCGGATGAAACACGCAAAGCGGATGCTGCGTGATCCATCCTTCAGGATCTATGAAATTGCTGGGGGTACGGGATATTCAGACGCCAACTATTTCGCTAAGGTCTTTAAGAAATATACAGGTTTTAGTCCGAAGGACTATAGAGAACAGTGGTTATGAGGATTAGTGCAGCTGCTGTGAGGGTGCTGTCCATGCTGGGTCGAACCGTTCGAATACTCTTACCACGACGGATCACCCTGCGGGGGAAGCTCATGCTTTCTTATTTGACATTGATTGTTTTGGCGACATTTCTGATTGGCTATTTCTCGTATATGAAGGCAACACAGATTGTGGAGGAGCAAGTCGGTGCGACATTTAAGCAAGCGCTGCATCAAGCTGCCATCAATATCACGTATAGGCTGGAGGAAGTAGAGAATGTATCAGAGCTTATTCTGACTCATTCACGGCTGCAGCCTATTCTGAAGAGGGCGCAATCAGGATACGGCGATACGACAACGGTACAACTGCTGAATGATTTTCAAGACTTGATCGGCATTATATCTAATCTAGAGAATAATCGGAATATTTACCGAATTCGGCTATTCGTTCCTGGTGATTCACTATATTCACGCGAGAACAATAACATCTTTAGAATGCAGGATCTAGACAGTGAATTAATACAGCAAATAATGGATACGAATGGGCACATCTTGTGGAAGAGTACTTACGAGCAGGAATATTTGCCTTCGAACAAGCAAGAGGTCATTTCTTTGTTTCGTACCATTAATGACTTGCGCAATCTTAAAACGGTACTGGGCGTAGTTGCTATCGATATTCAGGAGGATGTGCTGAACGGCGTTTTCAAGGATGTGAATTTTTCTGAAAACGGTGCCATCTTCGTCTATAACAATGGAGAGAGGATTACCTCCTTTACCTCCGCGGCGATTTCCGATTACGCGGAAAGCGATGTAATGGATAAGATACTAAACGCGAGTCCCTCAGAGGAACTGCCTATTATTCAGCTAGGCGAGACGGACTACTTCACTATTTTCCAAGAGGTGGAGTACAGCGGCTGGGAGATCGCGGCCTTGGTTCCCGTTCAAGAAATTAGGGCCAAGAGCCAAATCATTGGAAAATTTACAGGTTTAATTGGTCTTCTTGTCATCTCCTTGGCAACGTTGTCAGCGGCTCTATTGGCTAATCAGTTGACTCGTGGTTTACGTACTCTAGTTGTGCATATGCAGGATGTTAGGCATGGGAGCTACGGTCAATTGATCCGAGTTACCGGAAACGATGAAATATCGGGATTGCAATCGCAATACAATAGTATGGTCTTAAGGATAAGAGAGCTGATTGAGACCGTCTATCTCATGGGCGTACGAAAACAGGCAGCAGAGCTTACGGCATTGGAATCACAGATTAAGCCTCATTTTCTCTACAATACACTGGATACCTTGAAGTGGATGGGGATGAAAATCAAGGCAGATCATATGGTTTCTCTCGTAGATTCATTGTCGAAATTTTTTCGGCTTGGCTTGAATCGTGGTCAGGAGCTGACAACTGTGGTGAATGAGCTAGGTCATGTCCAAGCCTTCATGAATATTCAGGATATTCGGTTTTCAGAAAAGCTTAGCTACTGGTATGAGGTAGACAGTGAATTGCTTAGTTGTCGAATTACGAAGTTAATTTTACAACCCATAGTGGAAAATGCGGTCTTGCATGGGATTCAGCAAAAGGAAGACCATTCTGGCACAGTCATCGTGCGAGTATATGCGGACAATGCCCATTACGTATTCGATGTTATTGATGATGGAGT from Paenibacillus sp. FSL H8-0548 encodes the following:
- a CDS encoding sensor histidine kinase; this encodes MLSYLTLIVLATFLIGYFSYMKATQIVEEQVGATFKQALHQAAINITYRLEEVENVSELILTHSRLQPILKRAQSGYGDTTTVQLLNDFQDLIGIISNLENNRNIYRIRLFVPGDSLYSRENNNIFRMQDLDSELIQQIMDTNGHILWKSTYEQEYLPSNKQEVISLFRTINDLRNLKTVLGVVAIDIQEDVLNGVFKDVNFSENGAIFVYNNGERITSFTSAAISDYAESDVMDKILNASPSEELPIIQLGETDYFTIFQEVEYSGWEIAALVPVQEIRAKSQIIGKFTGLIGLLVISLATLSAALLANQLTRGLRTLVVHMQDVRHGSYGQLIRVTGNDEISGLQSQYNSMVLRIRELIETVYLMGVRKQAAELTALESQIKPHFLYNTLDTLKWMGMKIKADHMVSLVDSLSKFFRLGLNRGQELTTVVNELGHVQAFMNIQDIRFSEKLSYWYEVDSELLSCRITKLILQPIVENAVLHGIQQKEDHSGTVIVRVYADNAHYVFDVIDDGVGMTRKQQAILLQEDRGGGYGAKNVHQRIRLYYGDNYGVECFSRLGIGTCIRIRLPMVKSELHGSGRLHL
- a CDS encoding response regulator, whose translation is MIIVDDEDIIREGLRDYIAWSEMGIQISGEAENGKEALQKVRDLKPDILLTDVVMPGMNGLELIQAIREEGHPVEIVVLSAFENFQYIKSALKFNAVDYLVKPFNQIELEQVMGKVILQVKRDRMIADYIPSQVLTIGSGTRDQRLSQEIIKLIEQRYMERLTIQDIATEVCLSINHMASVFKKETGETVVDHLTKVRMKHAKRMLRDPSFRIYEIAGGTGYSDANYFAKVFKKYTGFSPKDYREQWL
- a CDS encoding carbohydrate ABC transporter permease, with the protein product MKLKSRGEMVFEISNYILLSVIMAACLLPLLNIAAKSFSSEAYVLAGEIFIWPKGFTAAAYEIVLGSRRFWDSFGNTVFITVVGTALNTMLTIFAGYALSRKRLRGQNLIMFMFIFAMLFSGGIIPTYLIVKEIGLLNSLWALIIPGMVAPFNMIIMRLYFYNIPDSMEESAKIDGASNFKILFSIMIPLAMPSIATISLFYAVEYWNNYFDALIYINKHSLFPLQVYLREIIINASSADINNLDLMMNTAQESVRGATVVAATLPILLVYPFLQKHFVKGVMLGAVKQ
- a CDS encoding extracellular solute-binding protein gives rise to the protein MRTRWDRRLQAVLIAMLVMIMIAGCGNGGNNASSEGKNSNTGSTEKDKSPTADGDKKTKLKVYVPSNVEEFPSGTDLNKNEIVSYIEEQTNFYIEWEMQPKESVDQKINIMMASGDAPDLIITGSKEIYANLAQQGLLAPLDEALKEVGPRIMETVPADTWKAVTYNDSIYAIAVPQNQVSTMGMLVRTDILDELGIAIPKTLDEYTAALKTIKEKKSDSGLIPLLGGAADGNGNTFGYIQSFSGAFGLGSQYVVEGDHVVHTYTQPAAKEFLAYMNNLYKEGILDREYPVNKNPNIQEKMVSGQAAMATIGWADAKGITEALLEKNPNAKLEFIHPPVGADGKFGYQQNTPVRVYMLVPKSSKKVKEAVEFINSYMAEDVLNVVSYGWEGNHYNTTDGVIVATEAAEQIRYRIYYQLWDTEKNFLNRVALKGFSPYYEPLKEYVKYTEITNFAPPIPEVEENSQSLLDLTNEYFIKIVTGALPIDAFDEYVNKWNSLGGEASLTAINEWYQTFK